A region of the Gemmobacter fulvus genome:
AGCTCATACACGGCCTTGGGGGCCTCACGCGCCAGATATTCCATGGCATCGGTGTCGCCCAGCCAGTCAGAGCCTTTGACCGTGTCATACATATGCCACTGCCAGCTGTCCGGGCCCATGTTCGACAGCGAGGCGGCAATGCCGCCCTGCGCCGCAACCGTGTGGCTGCGGGTCGGGAACACCTTGGTCACACAGGCCGTGCGCAGGCCCTGTTCGGCCATGCCGAGCGTCGCGCGCAGACCCGCGCCGCCCGCGCCCACCACGACCACGTCATAGTCATGCACTTCATAGGGATAAGCAGTCATGTCAGCCTCTCAGAGCGCGATTTTCGCAAGGGCGAACAGCCCGATGGCGGTCACCGCGTAGGATATCGAAATCACCAGCATCACCAGGCCCTTCTTGGCCGAGCCGCGGGCGTAATCTTCGATCATCATCGTGGCACCCTTGGCGAAGTGGCGCATCCCCACAAACAGGACAAGCGCCGTCAGGATTGCCGGGAAGGGGCGGGAGAAGGTGGCCAGAACCTCGTCATGGCCCTTGCCCAGGGCCGAGCCGAACACATAGAGGAACACCGGCACCATGAAGGCCAGCGCCACGGCGGACACCTGCATCTGCCAATGATGTTCGGTTCCGGTATGGGCGGCGCCCTTGCCTTCGGCGCGTTTACGATCGGTCAGATAGCGCATGGTTGCCTCCTCAGACCAGAATGATGGTGATGACGGTCAGCACGACCGAGCCGATGATGCAGGCCCAGCCGAGCTTTTCGGCGGTGGGAATGTCCAGCCCCTTGCCTGCGTCGTAATAGAGGTGCCGCAGCCCTGCGAGGTAATGATACCAGATCGCCCAGAGCGAGGCGGTGAACACCAGTTTGCCGAACCACGAGGTCACAACCTTGTTGGCCAGTGCAAAATACTCGGGCGAGGTCGCAGCCGCCAGCAACCACCAGACCGACAGCAACACCGCAACGATCAGGCCGTTGCCGGTGATCCGCGTCAGAATCGAGGTGATCGAGGTCAATTGCGGGCGATAGATCTGGAGATGGGGGGAAAGGGGGCGTTCCACCCGTTTCACTTCAGCCATGACGTTTCCCTTTGTCGCTTGGGCAGCAGATCGTGTGCCGCGCACTGGCAGGATTTCTGAGCATTCAATAGCGTGTTTTTTGCCCAAGTCACCTGTGCAATCGCAGCATAATCGGGCCGTTGCCGCTATCATCCGGTAATTTTTTCACTTTGTGATCACAAATTTTCTGGCCGTGATCACAGCTTGGCAGTTTGCTGCGCAGGGCGGGCGTTCCACGTTGCCCCCGGTTTGGACGTGCCGGTCAGCGATTTGGAGCGCGGCGCCCGCACGGCGTTGTCCGGCCAGCCTGTGCGCAGGTCATGCCGGTTGCGGCAGGCGCCAGGCACCAAGTGCGCCGCGCGGATCACTTGGGCATCACCGCCCAGTAATCCAGATCCAGCAGAACCTCGGGCAGGTATTTGCCATCCTCGCCGCGCAGCGCAAACGGGGCCGCGCCCTGTTTGACGGCGACCAGCCGCAGCCGGATGGCACCCACGCCCGGTGCCGACGTGTCGGCCTTGTCGATCACCTCGGACCAGGCCTTGACCGTATCGCCCGCGAAACAGGGGTTGGCATGGGCCCCGGCGTTCAGCGCCACGATCATCTGCGCATTGGCGAGGCCATTGAACGACAGCGCCCGCGCCATCGAGATCACATGGCCGCCATAGATCAGCCGCTTGCCATCCGGGCGGAAGGTCGCGTCGAAATGCACCTTGGCGGTGTTCTGCCACAGGCGGGTGGCGATCATGTGCTCGGCCTCTTCGATGGTCACGCCATCAACGTGGTCGATCTTCTCGCCGATGGCGTAATCGCCCCAGCGATGCGGCTCGCCCGCCAGTGCGAATTCATACCGGCTGAAATCCAACCCGGCGGGGATCACCAGCGTCTCGGGGGCGACAACCTTGGCCAGCGCGGGTACGACAGCGTCGGGGGCAGGGGCGTCCAGCCGGTTCTTGCGCACCATGACCCAGCGCACATAGTCCAGCACGGTGGTGCCGTTCTGGTTGATGCCGCGTGTGCGCACATAGACCACACCCGACGCGCCGTTGGAGTTTTCCTTCAGCCCGATCACCGTGCTTTCGGACCGCAGCGTATCGCCCGGATAGACCGCCGACAGCCAGCGCCCCTCGGCATAGCCCAGATTGGCAATGGCATTCAGCGAGACATCCGGCACAGTCTTGCCGAACACCACATGGAAGGCAGCCAGATCATCCAGCGGCGAGGCCGCAAGGCCGCAATTGCGCGCGAACTCGTCCGAGGAATAGAGCGCATGGCGCGCCGGATAAAGCGCATGATACAGCGCCCGCTCTCCGCCCGAAACGGTGCGGGGCACGGCATGGGTGATCGTCTCGCCGATGCGGTAATCCTCGAAGAAACGTCCGGGGTTGGTTTTCATGCGCTCTCTCCATCAGGGGCGCGGCGGGGGCCCTCCGCCGCGCGCGTCTATCAGTGTTCGCCCAGCTTGGTGTCGGGCGTGTAATCGCCGGGGACTTCCTTCACCACGGCCTGCCCGCAGCGCATGACGCCGCGCGCGGCATCAAAGGCATAGGTGGGGCTGCCATGCAGCGCCCAGCCCTTGTTGAGGGCCGCCGTCACCTTGTGACAGAAGGCCGATGTGTCGTCGTCGGACAGAAAGCGATAGAGCTGCATCAGAAATACGTCCCTTCAAACACCGGATGGCCCAGCCACAGGTGAACCATCGCAATCGCGCCGAACAGCAGCAGGGTGCCGACAAGGTTCATCGCATCGCCCTTGAGGCCGCGCCCGCCGACAGGCCGCACCCATGACGTGCGGTTCAGGATCAGCATTTCCACCACCGCCCAGAGGCCGATGCCGCCAAACAGCAGCAGCGAGGCGCGGTCGCCATTCACCGCCAGATGGGCGAGCGACCAGATCACCGTGCCCCAGAGCATCGGGTGGCGGATCCTAGGGTAAAGCGTGCCCTTGGTGCCGCCCACCCCGAACAGGAACAGCGAGATCAGCATCAGCGTATTGTTCAGATGGCCCATGCCGGGCAGCGGGCTATAGACCGGCACGAATTCTGCCCCGCGATAGCCGAGGGCCATCAGCCCCACCGCCAGCACCAACAGGGCCGTCACCAGCCCCTTGCCCCGGTCGCCAAGGGCCGCGCGCGCGTCGGGCGCAAGGCGTTTGAACAGATGGGCGGCAACCCAGAGGAAAAGGCCGAGGCTGAGAAAGATCATCGCTGAGGCTCCGAATATGTGAATTTCTTTCACATAGCCATTATCCGGCCAGCGCCGCAATCGCCTCTGCTTTGGCCAGCGTGGCTTTCGCCGTCACGATATGCAGGTTTTCCACGATTTTGCCATCCACCACGGCCACCCCGCCGCCCTGCGACATGATGTCGGTGAAGGCGGCAATCTGGCGGCGGGCCAGATCAATCTCGGCCTCGCTGGGGGCAAAGGCGGCATTGGCGATATCAAGCTGCGCCGGATGGATCAGGGTCTTGCCGTCAAAGCCCATGTCGCGGCCCTGCGCACATTCTGCCTGCAACCCGGCCTCGTCCTTGAAGGCGTTATAGACGCCATCGACGATCACCAGGCCATAGGCCCGCGCCGCCAGCAGGCACAGGCCCAGACCGGCCTGCATCGGCAAGCGGTCGGCGCGGAAGCGCGCGTTCAGCTCTTTCGCCAGATCGTTGGTGCCCATGACCATGCCTTTCAGCCGGGGATGGGCGGCAATCGTGGCGGCGTTGAGCATGCCCTGCGCCGTTTCCATCATGGCCCAGAGATCGGCACCGGGCACAGCCTCGGCCACCGCATCCAGATCGGCGGGGCTGTTCACCTTGGGGATCAGCACAGCATCGATTCTGGCGCCGCGCGCAATGGCCTCGTCCAGCGCATCGGCATCGGCGCGGCCCCATTCGGTGTCAAAGCCGTTGATCCGCACGATGCGCACCCGCGCGCCGAAATCCCAATCGGTCAGCACCTGCGCCAGCAATTTGCGGGCGGCGGGCTTTTCTTCGGGGGCGACCGCATCCTCCAGATCAAAGATGATCGCATCGGCCGCCAGCCCCATCGCCTTTTCCAGCGCGCGCTCTTTGGAGCCGGGAATATACAGAACGGAACGATAGGGGCGGGTCATCGAGTCTCTCCCAAAGCAAGATTCTTTCGCCAATGACCACATTCGCGGCATATTCGGCAAGGGTGATTTTGCCGCAGCGCAGAAATTTTGGACCATGGTCGCAGAAAATGCCGCAAGGTCGCCGGATCGGACGAAGCGTTAACCGTTTCTCAGCCGTTCCGGCGCAGCCTTCGCCCATGATCCGCAGTCATGGAAAGGCCCGCCGATGACCAGAACCCTCTTTGCGCTGTCGCTTGGTTTTGCAGGCGTGATCCTCGCCACGCATGCGGGCCATGCCGCCACCTGCGCGCCGCGCGATGCGCTGCTGGCCACATTGGCCGATCACTATGGCGAACGTCGGCAGGCGCTGGGCCTTGCCGACAACCGCATGGTGATGGAGCTGTTTGCATCCGATACCGGCAGCTGGACCATGGCCTTCACCGGGACGGATGGCATCACCTGCCTTGTGGCCACCGGGCGGGCTTATGAGGGCATAGCCGCGCCTCTGCCCACCAAGGGCGATCCGGCCTAACCGATCAGGGCGGCAGCCGCACTCCAGATCAGTTTGACTGACAGCAGCAGCAGTGCCCAGGTCACCAGCTGGAAGAACAGCTTTTCCGGCAGCACCCGCACCAGCCGCACCCCGGCGAAAACGGCAAGGCTGGCCGGGATCATCAACAGCAGCGTCAGCCGCAGATTGCCAAGGCTCATCTGGCCCAGCGCCCAATAGGGCACCAGCTTGATCGCATTCACATAGGCGAACAGAATGGTGGACGTGCCCGCGAACACCTCTTTCGACAGGCGCAGTGGCATGGTGTAGACCTGATAGGGCGGGGCGCCTGCATGGCTGACAAAGCTGGTAAAGCCGGTCGCCGTGCCCCAGAACAGCCCCGGCGCGACCCGTGCCGGCTGTGCCTCAGGCTCGGCTCCGCGCCGGAGCAGCAGATTGGCGGCGAACACCGCCCCCACCGCGCCGATGATCCCGGTGACGATCGCTTCGGGCACCAGATGCGCCGTGGCCCAGCCCAGCCCGACGCCCAGCGTGGTGCCGGGCACAAGGATC
Encoded here:
- the sdhD gene encoding succinate dehydrogenase, hydrophobic membrane anchor protein is translated as MRYLTDRKRAEGKGAAHTGTEHHWQMQVSAVALAFMVPVFLYVFGSALGKGHDEVLATFSRPFPAILTALVLFVGMRHFAKGATMMIEDYARGSAKKGLVMLVISISYAVTAIGLFALAKIAL
- the sdhC gene encoding succinate dehydrogenase, cytochrome b556 subunit codes for the protein MAEVKRVERPLSPHLQIYRPQLTSITSILTRITGNGLIVAVLLSVWWLLAAATSPEYFALANKVVTSWFGKLVFTASLWAIWYHYLAGLRHLYYDAGKGLDIPTAEKLGWACIIGSVVLTVITIILV
- a CDS encoding MaoC family dehydratase; translated protein: MKTNPGRFFEDYRIGETITHAVPRTVSGGERALYHALYPARHALYSSDEFARNCGLAASPLDDLAAFHVVFGKTVPDVSLNAIANLGYAEGRWLSAVYPGDTLRSESTVIGLKENSNGASGVVYVRTRGINQNGTTVLDYVRWVMVRKNRLDAPAPDAVVPALAKVVAPETLVIPAGLDFSRYEFALAGEPHRWGDYAIGEKIDHVDGVTIEEAEHMIATRLWQNTAKVHFDATFRPDGKRLIYGGHVISMARALSFNGLANAQMIVALNAGAHANPCFAGDTVKAWSEVIDKADTSAPGVGAIRLRLVAVKQGAAPFALRGEDGKYLPEVLLDLDYWAVMPK
- a CDS encoding DUF1737 domain-containing protein; this encodes MQLYRFLSDDDTSAFCHKVTAALNKGWALHGSPTYAFDAARGVMRCGQAVVKEVPGDYTPDTKLGEH
- a CDS encoding NnrU family protein, whose translation is MIFLSLGLFLWVAAHLFKRLAPDARAALGDRGKGLVTALLVLAVGLMALGYRGAEFVPVYSPLPGMGHLNNTLMLISLFLFGVGGTKGTLYPRIRHPMLWGTVIWSLAHLAVNGDRASLLLFGGIGLWAVVEMLILNRTSWVRPVGGRGLKGDAMNLVGTLLLFGAIAMVHLWLGHPVFEGTYF
- a CDS encoding HpcH/HpaI aldolase/citrate lyase family protein, translated to MTRPYRSVLYIPGSKERALEKAMGLAADAIIFDLEDAVAPEEKPAARKLLAQVLTDWDFGARVRIVRINGFDTEWGRADADALDEAIARGARIDAVLIPKVNSPADLDAVAEAVPGADLWAMMETAQGMLNAATIAAHPRLKGMVMGTNDLAKELNARFRADRLPMQAGLGLCLLAARAYGLVIVDGVYNAFKDEAGLQAECAQGRDMGFDGKTLIHPAQLDIANAAFAPSEAEIDLARRQIAAFTDIMSQGGGVAVVDGKIVENLHIVTAKATLAKAEAIAALAG
- a CDS encoding sulfite exporter TauE/SafE family protein, coding for MDDVMFWAIAGLAAVLVGMGKGGVPVVAMLSVPLMSQVMSPVMAAGLLLPIYVVSDIFGLWAYRHAFDRRVLAILVPGTTLGVGLGWATAHLVPEAIVTGIIGAVGAVFAANLLLRRGAEPEAQPARVAPGLFWGTATGFTSFVSHAGAPPYQVYTMPLRLSKEVFAGTSTILFAYVNAIKLVPYWALGQMSLGNLRLTLLLMIPASLAVFAGVRLVRVLPEKLFFQLVTWALLLLSVKLIWSAAAALIG